The Euphorbia lathyris chromosome 3, ddEupLath1.1, whole genome shotgun sequence genome contains a region encoding:
- the LOC136222426 gene encoding ribosome-inactivating protein cucurmosin-like — translation MKNMLIVLATWLFCNIASGSCLKTPINYPSVTFTTHLASDGSYRDLMSSLRRELDSGSKSHDIPILRKSSEITKANQYLLVNLINYESKFNVTLAITVVNVYVIGFKSGSNSFFLSDAPSDATSLLFHGTKPQKLTVSTNYNILGDRSTVGLGIGPLRKAIDTLYSFNGAVTPAFKNSLLIVIQMVAEAGRFKYIQRQIENGLVEGYKPKSDTISLENSWAALSTQIQLSGTSGNFKTPVTLEYANGTKYNVLTVAQVKPDISILLCK, via the coding sequence ATGAAGAACATGTTGATTGTATTGGCAACATGGTTATTCTGCAACATTGCAAGCGGATCGTGTCTGAAAACACCAATTAACTACCCAAGTGTTACATTTACTACCCATCTTGCCAGTGATGGAAGCTACAGGGACTTAATGTCCTCTTTACGAAGAGAGTTAGACAGTGGCTCTAAAAGCCATGATATCCCAATACTGCGAAAGtcatcagaaatcacaaaaGCTAATCAGTATCTTCTGGTAAATCTGATAAATTACGAATCCAAGTTCAATGTTACATTAGCAATAACTGTTGTTAATGTATATGTGATTGGGTTTAAATCCGGCAGCAATTCCTTCTTCTTAAGTGATGCTCCTTCTGATGCAACAAGTCTCCTCTTTCATGGAACAAAGCCACAAAAACTAACAGTCAGTACCAATTATAACATTTTGGGAGATAGATCGACAGTTGGACTAGGAATCGGACCATTAAGAAAAGCAATTGATACACTTTATAGCTTCAATGGTGCGGTTACCCCTGCTTTTAAAAACAGTCTTCTTATTGTTATACAAATGGTTGCAGAAGCTGGAAGATTCAAATACATACAGAGACAGATAGAGAATGGCTTAGTAGAGGGGTATAAGCCGAAAAGCGACACTATTAGTCTCGAAAACTCATGGGCTGCTCTTTCTACACAAATCCAACTATCTGGTACCAGTGGAAATTTTAAAACACCAGTCACATTGGAATATGCTAACGGTACTAAATACAATGTATTGACTGTTGCACAAGTTAAACCAGATATTTCAATCTTGCTCTGCAAATGA